The Vigna unguiculata cultivar IT97K-499-35 chromosome 11, ASM411807v1, whole genome shotgun sequence genomic sequence TACTTTTGACTCCATGCATAAAGATACTATGATTCTTATACTATAATTTCCATTCTTGACTTTGTGATGTGGTTCAGTGAGTTATTGATTAATGTATAATTATCTATTTCTTAGAAAGAATCGGTAACCCAAACTAAACTATGTTAAAAGATGAGAatcaaaatataagttttaaaaaaaaataaaaaaatatctccATGTTTTTAGAGATTTAGCTGAGACCTCTGGTCATGGTGGGCAACACGTTTTAATCAGAATCAGATATTGAATCTGGTTTTTCTTGTAAAACATCATGAACATCGTATTTTTTAACATGAAAACGTTGAATTGTTGCAGGTCCATTGTTTTACAAGGGGTGGTACCATTTATTTTACCAATACAATCCTGACTCAGCTGTGTTTGCAAACATAACGTGGGGCCACGCTGTATCCAGAGACTTGATTCACTGGCTCTATCTTCCCATCGCGATGATTCGAGATTCCTGGTACGATATCAACGGTGTATGGTCAGGATCAGCCACACTTTTGCCAGATGGCAAAATCGTGATGCTCTACACCGGTAGCACCCATCAGAACGTGCAAGTCCAAAATCTTGCGTACCCCGCCAACCTATCTGATCCGCTTCTCATTCATTGGGTAAAATACGCTGATAACCCGCTCTTGGAGCCCCCACCGGGAATTGGGCCAAAGGATTTTCGTGACCCAACAACTGCGTGGATTGGGCCAGATGGCAAATGGAGGATCGCTATTGGGTCAAAGATCAACCAGACGGGTCTTTCGTTGGTTTATAAAACCCAAGATTTTATCCACTACGAACTCAATGATCAGTACATGCATGAAGTCCCGGGTACGGGTATGTGGGAGTGCGTGGACTTTTACCCGGTTTCAGTAAATGGGTCTGATGGGTTGGATACTTCTGCAAATGGGCCAGATGTGAAACACGTGTTGAAGTCCAGTTTGGATGACACTAGAGGGGATCATTATGCGATTGGGACCTACTTCATTGAAAATGATACATGGGTGCCCGATAACCCGGATGAGGATGTGGGTATCGGGTTGAAATTGGACTATGGAAGATTCTATGCGTCAAAGACATTTTATGACCAATACAAAAAGAGAAGGGTCCTGTGGGGTTGGATCAACGAATCAGACAGCGAAACCGCTGACTTGAAAAAGGGTTGGGCATCTCTTCAGGTAtggaacattttttattttgcccCAAACATGtttgagaaaattatttaagaCATGTTTTGTACTTTGCTATCAAAATTAAGGTAATTTGGACACCAATTTAAGTTGAGATGAGAGAATTCATTTAAAGGAATCTAATTTCAATTTACTGCACTTGCTAGTGTAGCCAAATTAATTATATGCAAGAACAGTGGTGATTTGATTATTGAAGGTTGCTATGTTATGAATTTGATCTCATCCAAATTTTCTTGTGGAAATCAGAGTGTTCCAAGAACAGTGGTGTTTGACACGAAAACTAGAGCCCATTTGCTTCAGTGGCCGGTGGAAGAAATAGAGAGCTTAAGGCTTAGCAGTTATGAATTTGAAGAAGTTGTGGTTAAGCCTGGCTCAGTTGTGCCACTGGACATAGGCCCTGCCACACAGGTTTTTAGTACCATTAAGCTAATCACTTGGTTTTTCTGGATGATAAATTGTGAATATAGAGTTAACCAATGCaaatttttgttgaaattttttcaGTTGGACATATTTGCTGAATTTGAAATCGAATATTTAGTTTCGAAAGAGGCCGAGAAGAAGGAAAATGTAGGGTGTGGAAATGGAGCTTTTGACAGAAGTAGTCTGGGACCATTTGGCATTCTGGCTATTGCAGATGACCAACTTTCTGAGCTGACACCAATTTATTTCCATCTTTCTAGTACTACCACCAGTTTAACATCTTCCTTCTGTGTTGATGAAACCAGGTACTACAGTTTTCATTTGCTTACttgaattgaaaagaaaaaaaagaagaagaacataACCTTAACGAATATGAAATGTTATTGGATAACGTAGGTCTTCAATGGCTCCTGATGTTTCAAAACTTATTTTTGGAAGCCCAGTTCCAGTGGTCAGTGATGAAAGATTATCAATGAGGGTATTGGTAAGTCTGAATAAGATACATATACTTAATGTGCATACATCAgctaggtgttgcagctgttatTTTGACCACTATAAATTTAGTTTCTGAACAAAACAATGCTTACACATTTAAGCTCAAGGATAAAATTGTTTTGTTGGCTAAAACATTATTACTATGCAAGTTCACGAGGCTTAAATTTTGAACATGATGATCTCAGGTGGACCATTCAGTCATTGAGAGCTTTGCTCAGGGAGGGAGAACTGTGATTTCATCCAGAGTTTATCCAACAAAAGCAATTTACGAAGCTGCAAGATTGTTTTTGTTCAACAATGCAACAGACATAAACATCAAGGCCTCACTCAAGATTTGGCAACTGAACTCAGCTTTTATACGTCCCTTTCCCTTTGACAATAAGTTGTGATtgtgaaaattatgttttggagTAGGGTATGCTATAGCCCCTccttgagaaaaaaataacaatgaaaatcTTGTGGCATCTACCATATATAAAACTGATAAGTTTTAGGTTGAGTTCCTAATATGAGTGCCTAGCAGCCATAATACTTGGGATTAGCCAATTGATTcagaaaacaatttaattttaatttataaaaaaacttattttatatattgttttcttttaaacttacttttgaagaagaaaaatgttgaCATAGTCCAGCGCGCATCATTATTGAAATCTCTAGATTCCTATTTATCCATTTTGTC encodes the following:
- the LOC114168355 gene encoding beta-fructofuranosidase, soluble isoenzyme I-like, which gives rise to MNTDPKTPLLSPPSSLTRESGGRTQKGVLIFILSIVFLMSFSALVISLHSHQPFLSNIEKPLTTRVNSKSKQVFQTFESSLLKTALPWSLPLHPRGVAEGVSAKSNPYLLQKGSYNWTNAMLSWQRTAFHFQPQRNWMNDPNGPLFYKGWYHLFYQYNPDSAVFANITWGHAVSRDLIHWLYLPIAMIRDSWYDINGVWSGSATLLPDGKIVMLYTGSTHQNVQVQNLAYPANLSDPLLIHWVKYADNPLLEPPPGIGPKDFRDPTTAWIGPDGKWRIAIGSKINQTGLSLVYKTQDFIHYELNDQYMHEVPGTGMWECVDFYPVSVNGSDGLDTSANGPDVKHVLKSSLDDTRGDHYAIGTYFIENDTWVPDNPDEDVGIGLKLDYGRFYASKTFYDQYKKRRVLWGWINESDSETADLKKGWASLQSVPRTVVFDTKTRAHLLQWPVEEIESLRLSSYEFEEVVVKPGSVVPLDIGPATQLDIFAEFEIEYLVSKEAEKKENVGCGNGAFDRSSLGPFGILAIADDQLSELTPIYFHLSSTTTSLTSSFCVDETRSSMAPDVSKLIFGSPVPVVSDERLSMRVLVDHSVIESFAQGGRTVISSRVYPTKAIYEAARLFLFNNATDINIKASLKIWQLNSAFIRPFPFDNKL